aatgtacaactatgtaatggtactgtaaacaatcgaaagtacaatttgttttgtatgactgcgtggtatgtgaatatatctcaataaaatgatgattaaaaaaaaaaagaaaaaaaaaataaaaaaataaaaaaataaaaaaataaataccatggTTATAGTAGGATTTTCCTATTTCACCTTATTTTACTAGTTTACTGAGAGTTTTTATTGTAAAAAGTCAAACTTTATCAAaagctttttctgcattgattgataCAATCATTATTTTACTCCTGTAGTATATTTcataatacattatttttaatactgtTAGATTGATtggcagatatttttatttaggaCTTTTGAAGCTATGTTCTTAAACTGTCTGGCCTAAAATTTCATGTATCAACATGCATAAGATAGGATGTTGTCATTTCGGAAGAATCAAATGTAAAAACATCCAAGCCTGGACTTTTTGGGAAGGGAGCTCCTTGACTCCTGTTTCAATTTCTCTATGCCTTCTTGTACTGATTTgggatttgtgtatttttctagGAGTCTTtatatttcatctaggttttcaaGTTTATAAGCACATACATGGTCATAATGTTTTAAATCATTcttaaatcttttttgttttaataaaaagttataactacaaaaaaaaaaaaaaaaaaaaaagaattttgtggTGGAAGAATCACTATGACTGAGCCTTGAATTGGCAGGATGTTTACACATGGAAACAATAAAGAAAGATATTCCAGATGTGAAGAACTATGAATAAAAAAGACTAAATCGACAGTTTCACTAAAACCGATTCTCAGTGAGAGAAAAACTGGAAAGGTAGTTGTGGAGGAGCATGGATGTCAGGCTAAAAGTTGGAGGTCATCAGCATAACTTACCTTTCAACATGTCGATGTCATCACGTTCTATTTCAGCCATCCATTTAGGTGGAGAGCTAGTGATAGGCTGtcagaaaataagaatatatcTATTCAAATACACACAAAGTATGAAGAGACCCTACTCTTCTTTCTTTAAGAAAGTAACTTGTTACAGAGTCTTCAGGTTGTTTGAAAATACTGGCAAATTATAATTTCAAAAACCCAAATttctcatctttcaagttggACTCAGAGAAGGAATGCTGGAAGAACTGTTATACTGGTATAACTACTGTACAGCAATGAAAGCAATTAGCTGAAATTTAGCTCTTGCAAAAGCCCCAAACAGATCTgtttgaaacaaaaataaataatattcccTGGCACAGGAGAAGATACAAAGAAGAGTCAAGCcaagtgtgactgtgaaaaccttgtggatcatactccctttacctagtgtgtgaatggatgagtagaaaaatagggacaaaaactaaatgaaaaatagggtgagatgggggggatgatttgggtgttcttttttgcttttcttttttattcttattctgattctttctgatgtgggGAAGGTATTCAAgggtagattggggtgatgaatgcataaccatgtgatggtgctgtcaacagttgattgtgcaccacggatgattgtgtggtgtatgaatatatttcaataaaactgagtttaaaaaaaaaaaaaagagtgaagaaagagaaaatcttcaaTGAGGATTGTGACTGGAATGCTTACACTacttgaaattttgaaattttactgTAGAAGTTTTAGAAAACTTTAGAATTTTAAGTTATCTTCTTATTTCTGAAAGTGAACTTATAAATATGAAAGCGGGCCCATTTTTAGAATAACTTTGGATCAGCAGTTTTCAATCCCAGTTGTAAATCAAATCAcctatgtaaattttaaaaaatacaaacgcCCTGGCCACACTGCAGATGGACTGAATATAAGGGACTCAGGAAAGTTCACTGGACAGAATAAAGCAAGGGACTCCACAGTTGCAATTTTTAGAAACTCCATAGCTGCATGCTACTGACTCTGGTGTGCAGGTAGGGTTAAGGTTCAGTAACATTACTTCAGCTTTgagctctttttctttcttttaaattaacatttattcaGGACTGACTGTGACAAGCAAAACACTTTACATACtttatgtcatttaatttccaGACCAATCCACGTACAATCCTATGAAGTATTATTAACCCCATCTTACAACTGAAAAAGCACTTAAGTACAGGGAGATTATAAATCACTTGCTTAAAGACACACAGttagtggagccaggattcaataCCCAGGTAGTCCGAGTCCAGAGACCACTAGTCTATAATGCCTCCCTTAGAAGGCCCTATATCAAACTCACCATTTTTACCTCTAGTAGGGAAACAGACTATACCAGATGATTTTAACCTGGGGTCCTGGGATGGCCTTGAACCCCTAGAAATGAAACTTAAAATAATATGTATGTGCAGATTTCTGGGGGAAGGTCTAGATATTTAATCAGATTTTCAAGTCACTAtattctaaaagttaaaaaaaaaaaacaaaacaccacatttatatttgaaacaaaatatttagttgtaatcaaatataattaaataaaatgaaaactatgtAGGAAAAAGAATAGAGGAAAATTAAACCAGGGACTGTCTACtaaaactaagagaaaaaaagaagccaaTCTAATAACATCAGCTTAAACATGTATTGTTTAATATGTCCTAGGCACTACAGGAAGTGTTTAACATGCATAATGGCATTTCATACTCCTAAAAATCCTATGAGatagtttcagatgagaaatttaCAGCTCAAAAATGTTAGGAAACTTTCTCAGAGCACAGATAATTAAGTAGCAGAgtcaggactcaaacccaggtgtGTCTGACTCTTAACGCCCTACTTATGCAATCTTGCACTCCTCATGCTTAGGGCTTAGTGCATAATGAAGAAGCATAGTGCAGTTTTCATGCAACTCTAGCTCTTGAAAAAATGGTAAGAAACTACAAAGTCAAACTCTGCTGAACAAATACTCTCATGGGACACAAAAACCACAGGCCAAGGGGGGCCATACCCTTTAACTCAAAACTGTGAACTCTAAACAATGAGTACAGAATAGTAAGTATACAGCAAATACTGAGACCCAAAAGCATGTTTTAATAGGGATGGGCTTTGGAATCAcatagacctgggttcaaatcctgactgtcACTTACTAGGGTTTTGGCAAGTAACTTAACTTCCAAATTTCTCTGCCAGCCAGTGTTTGTAGCACTGGGTTCAAATGCTTCTAAGTAATCAGACCACTCAGACTCCAGTAATCAGAGTAAGGGATTCAAAGCCTGGTTCTGCCACCTATAACCTATAAGATATAGGTTATTTCCCCTAGAAGTGGGAAATCCATGGCTTTAATAGATGTCTTCCTTCAGGTTTCTGAAGGGCCactgagaaatttcaaaattcTCTAAGGAGGTACAAGTTTAGGTAACAAAGCAtcacattaatgaaaaaaaaaagcttcaaaatTATAGTTTGTGCAAAAAGAACATTGGCGATATACACTAAATATTTCAACTGCCTTACCTTAAAAGTTTGAAGCCGAGAAAAGGGGCTAATAGACAAAGGTCAAAATGCCAAAACAGAGCATTTAGACAGAGAAAGACAATATCGTCAATTAAGATGATGAATATATAAACAGATTTCCAGGACTGCACTTACAAAAGACTTGAAGTCTTTGACATTattcttgaaaataaagaaatagagagatTTGAGCTCTCGAAGTTTAGTTTGCTCTCTAAAGGATAAACTTCATTAGGTAGGCAAGACCTTACTTACACTTTTGAAGGAAGCTGCAAATTCAGCAACACCTggtactaaaaagaaaaaaaaaattcattcaataaacatttgaggGCCTCAGACATAGAGGAttcaaaacaaaggaaagaaagcctTGCCCTCAAGGAAATTACAGGCTGAAAAGAGAGAAAGTCAAAAACTATAATATTGTTTCAGTGCTCCAAGAAAGATATCAGGTCCATGGAAGGGCAGAAAAATAGAAATCTAAATCAGACCAAGGGGGTGAGACAAGCAACTCAGAGGAAATGATGCCTCAGCTAAACTTTGAAGCACCAGAAGTTAGTTGGATGGAGGTGAGGAGACACGATATCTCTTACCAGTAAGTTTAGTTGAAACTTCCTTTTTAGGTACATATTCTGtcaattcaattatttatttaaatgtctcATAGAAAAGATCacattaaaaaggcagaaaaataaaaatgaaatgttcaacttcactaatTAAGAAATGCAATCTAAACACAAGAAAGATCAGTAATGTCCAATACTGACTAGTTCATGAGGAAATGGGCACTCTCAAACATCATCATCCTCTtctacatacacaaaaataagtgTGGAATATTCATTGCCAAATTGTttgtaaaagcaaaaattaaatgtaaCTTAAGTTTCCAAATAGGGTATGAGTAAATAAACTATGTACATCAATACAGTGAAATACTACACAACATTTAAGATCCATTAACATATCACTGGGTGGAATATGTTAAGCTGCAGACCACGTACATATGACCCCATCATTACACAAAAAAACGCATCTCcatatacttaaaaattttttgctTATCTGTATAAGCATACAAAAGGTCATAATATCTGAAATTTTTTTACagatacagttttttaaaatactatttttttaaaagcctgccTATCATTTCCTGAGTCACAATGTATTCTGAACAAATTAAACCACCAAACAACTATTCTTAACACTGGACCATGGAATTCAGTCAGGTCTCTTTcctttaaagtaaaattaaaacttcattaCAGTTAAATAATATCTCTTCAAAATCTCCCTCAAAGGAACACTGGATACTGGTTCCATGTTGAGTCTAATGTAAAGAAACCAAAAACTTACACTGTTCTGGCCAAAGGTCTGGTGAGGCACGGTCAAGTTTTTCAAAACTTAGCAAAGATGCTTCCAGATCAGTCCCTAGAACAAAACACCCAGATGAGCCACAAAGacacattcatttatattttattatgttacaGTCTCAAAGAACATAAACTGGAACACTCACCTGCAAGTCTAGAGATTTGAGTTCTGTAACTACTGATGCTACTGAATCATGATGTAACACAAGTAAATCATTCTCCCTCAACCTTACTTTTCCAATCTCTAAAAGGGGAATGATATTTTACTGGGGTGTTAGagaaatgtatataaaaaaaatcacctgtaTCTTCACTCATATTCCTGGACTTTCCTCCAGTTATAATCAATTAAGTGCCCCTGCTCCCATGAAAGACTAACTACTCTACTTGGACTCTGATGCCATCTTCTCTTGTTTTGTCAAGGACATCATCTTAAATAATCTCCTCTGTCTTGCTCCATCAGTTTCTATCTGGTTTACTGGCAGTGGAAGAGGAACGATACTTCCAAGAGCAGACTAGACAACAACTGGCAGCCTTGAGGAAAACACCATGAAGATGAGATCATTCATTCTAAGAAAGAGATTGAGCATCTGCATCAAGAAATCAAGTGGCACAAGCAGAAGatcaagaaactaaaacctgACGATTAAATGCACACTGTTACCAAGAGAATGGCTGCATAATCACTGTCCACTTCTAATGGACTCAGTTCTGATTTAATTAATATTGGTCTGTGTGCTGCCAACAGATTATAATAAATTGTCAGCAgtggaaaatgaaacaaacaacaacaaaaaaaaacagcaagcaAACCTGCTCCAgaatttctcttctttaaaaaaaaaaaaaactctctcttTACCCCATGACCACCTCCACCTAGCCTTCACTGCAAAAGTTCCCAAGTTGTCTACTATCCCTTTGTCTCCCCTTCCTTGCCACACATTCTCTCCTGAACATATAACAACCAGGTTTCTGCCCCTACTTAGATGGAGACTGCTCTTGTCAAGGTCATCCATGACCTATGGTGTTAAATCCAGTGGTCACTCCTCTGTCTTATGTGACCTCTTTGCAGCATCCACACCCTGTCCATCTCCTTGAAATGCTCCACTCCTAGCTTCTATAAAACCACTATACTGTTTTTCCTCCCACCTCACTGCTCCTTCTTCAGTCTCCTCTACTCAGGCTAACTCTACTCTCTACCTAAGGTCTCCTAAGGGAACTCCACCTAGTCCCACTAGCCTTTACCATTGTCAACATACCAAATGATTCCATATTTATATTTCCAGTCCCAACCCAAGTGGCTACTTGATATCTCTCTCAATTTCTATGTGTGAAAAACCCTTAAACATAGTATGTTCAAAACCATACTCCTTTCTAGTCTTCTCCATCTCAAAACACAGCACCACTAAGAATCCCGATTCTCAAACCAAAAACCTTCACTCTCCCACAACCAATCCATCAGTAAATCCAGAAGTTTCAATCTCTAAAATGTATGCTGAAACTATATTAGTCCAAGGAACCATCATTTCTTTCCTGGCACTTCAATAACCTCTTAACAGGCCTCTCTGCTTTCATTCTTgctttctccatcttttctccaAACCTAGCTggaatggattcttttttttttttttttttaatggtcagtCAGTTCATACCACTCTCCAGCTTAAAGGACTCCTTCCAGCTTAAGGACTTCTCAGCTAAATCTATACATGTATATCTACCACATACTATGTAATCCGATTTGATACAGCTCCTGCCTAATTCTACAACACCATTTCCCCTCCACTCTTTCCCTGCCATACATTAGGTGCTCAGTATTAAAAACAAcagttaacatttgttgaatacttACTTGAACTCAGTATGCTAACTGGTTGTATAAATTAGTTAATTTAATGCTACAAACAGTGGTTCTTAACATACTGTGGGTAAACCACATATttggaaatctgaaaaaaaaaaaaaagctatgaacTCATTCCCCAGAAAAATATACATGTGTAAAAATGTTTTCAACATGTGCTTTTCTCTAAACTGAATTTTTAACTAATATTCCAAGGGAATTTCTGTTGGCAATCTAATAGGCAAAGAACTATAATGAATTACCTTAACTAAAGcactaaaaacagaaacaaagaaaagctgTGTGTAACACAATATGCAAACTTTGAAATTCCTAAGGAATGTTACTGATGGGAAGCTCAACATACTAGTGGTagaatttggtggttcctcaaaaaagttgaacaaagaattaccactcctaggtatataccctaaagaatcAAAAACAGGGACTCAGTTTCTTCCTCCTAGCAGCATTGCTCACAAAAGTCAAAAGATGGAactaacccaagtgtccatcaacaaataagtggataaagaaaatgtggtctggccatacaatggaatattattcagccataaaaaggaatgtagttataaaacatgctacagcatggatgaaccttaaaaacattatgttaagtgaaataagccagaaaccaaaggccatatactgcatgattccacttacatgaaatgtttagaataggcaaattcatggaGGAAGAAAATAGGTTAGAGGTTGTTAGGGATTGGAGaaagaggaatggggagttattgcttaaagggcacagagtttctgtttggggtgatgaaaaggttttggttaTAGATGACGGGAAGGGGTTGCACAgtattatgaatataatttagGCTACTTATTTGTACAccgaaaaatggttaaaatggcaaatttttaattatatatgtcttgacaataaaattaaaaaaaaattattgggggTTCGAATCAACCAACAAAGGTGATCTTATGATAATTGACCTGTGACATAATTCAGATTTCTGGTCTTACTTTCATACATTAAGTAATTAgatggtttatttggatttctacTCTCATTTTCAAAGAAGCCTCAGCaaatttagaattaaaaagacaaaagatttaATGAACcaaacatattttcaaatgaacattatttgaattaaaatttaaagacaGAGATATGTGAAACACTAAAAACAGAAGTGAGAGAGCTAGACAGTTGGATATTTTAGGATGACATACTTATTTAGaagctgaatttaatttcaaAGTGTTCAACTTGATATTGCCAGATTATAAATTAGGTGGTGAAGATAGCGGAATGACACATTTCAGGGCTCTGTCACCCCCCAGAGGCTTTGAAAAGccagcaagaactagcagaaatATTTATCTCAAAGCCCCAGGAAACAGAGAaatgcagtaacagggtgagtgctgaAACAAGAAAAGAGGCCATTTTAAAAGGATAGGGTCAGGTGGTGCCCTGCTGGCCTCTCCCCCACTCCTTATCCCCCATCAGCTCTGCTCctcagtgtggatccctggtacCAGTTCAAGAGGGAGCAGAACAGCCATAGTGCACACACTAGGGACACATATATCTGGCcaaatctgtctggtggtggcctaaaGGACTCACTGTACCAGAATTTGACCTGCATGGAGAAGGCAGCttacagagctctcctacagaatgctgtggaagAGTAGTCAAGTCAtgttgcctggggcaagggattgctagcTGTagggacatacagtgcagtgcccaggactgtgaggaaatcAGTTCCTAGGAAAGAAGGGATATTTGGAACCTTGTAAACAGAGGAATTCCTAGGGTCACACATGCATGCCCCAAACAAGACCCATGAGCCTAAAGAACCAGGGAGGCCCGTAAGCTTTGGCCGAGAGTTAGCCTCTAAACTCATTGTAcggataaaccctgaaggagtgcacttgcacaggtcaaccTGCAAAGACTTgagaaaggcattttttttctttcttcttcctctttttttttttttttccattagctcCTGACATTtaagaaaagctctgtcataacactagctggatgcaagcttaaggaaaagatgcttcagagtctaaattccagtaataacacaataaaatatcaaaatgtccaagtttcaataaaacatcacaaaacatacaaggaaacaggATGGGATGGTCTAGGCaatgagaagattaaagcattagaaacagtcagtgaggaggatcagacctaaGACAtcccaaagacttttaaaaaatgatcctaatatactaaaagagcaaaagaaaaatatggataaagaaacaaaggaaattggaaaaatgatagataaacacaaagagattaCCAATGAGAGATGGAAATCATGAAAGGGCAAACAGAGCTGTagactacagtaacagaaattaaaaatttcctagaggggttcaacgGTAGATTGGTGtgggcagaaaaaagaatcaatgaacttgaagataagaaaattgaaatcaacCAGCCTGAGGggtagaaaaaggaaagaatggagaaaagtgaacagaacctgagaaaactgtgggataccatcaaatgtaccaatgCACGCATTGTtggatcccagaaggaaaagaaagtgagaaaggggcagagagaatattcaaggaaataacaGCTGACCACTTCCCAAATTTATCGAAAggtatgaatatacacatccaagatgctcaacaaactccagacTGGATAAACCCCAATACTCATAGTGTGCTATGTTATAATCCAACTgatgaatgccaaagataaacagataattctgaaagccacagagagaagcaatatgtcacatacaaaggagcagcaataagattaagtgtcgatttttcatcagaaaccatgaaggcaagaaggcagtgggaagatgtATTTACAGTGCTGAAAAACTGCccttccatatctggcaaaagtgtctttcaaaaaaaatgagggagggattaagaaactcccacataaacaaaagctgcagcacttcatcaccaccagacaggccctacaagaaatgctaaatggagttctgcaggttgaagggaaaggacaacagaaaattgactgaagccacatgaagaaataagaactGTGGTAAAGACAATGacaagggtaaatataaataccagtactatcatatttttgatttgcaactccactttttacttcctacaggatctaaaaggcaaatgcaaaaatgtattgatcagtggttttggactcaatgtataaacatgtactttgtgacaaaaactacataaaggtgggggaggtatggtataggaacatagttcatgtatgttattgaagttaaattggtgccaaagcaaacaagactgttacagatttaggacatttaatttaagtcccatggaacacacaaagaaaatatcagaggacGTGCAAACACATggagatggaaagtagagtacaagttaccaggggttgggggtggggtggggaacaaTAGAGATTTAGTGCAAAATGAGTTGAAGGTTTCTCTTTGGGATAGTTGGAAAGTCctagtaatggacggtggtgaagGTGctgcaacattgtaaatgtgattaatcccagtgaatggtatgcttgggaggggttgggatgcgAAGataatgttgtatgtatgtttccacaattaataagaaagaaagagaaactaaagagagaaTGATGGGATCTAAGAACGgagaagaaaagactcaaaaggacattattgggacataagaaaaaaattagaagataggATGTAAGcgttatattaatgttaaatttcttgaacttcatacCTGCACTttaggtgattacataagtgaatgtctttgttcataggaaatgtacatggatgtattatatgttcaaggattatgatgtgtgcaacctgctctcaaatgttcagaaaacagacagatgatagatagacaggtagatagacagacagacagaatgaAACAGCAAAAGAGGTAAaaggttaaaattggtggatctggttaTCTGAGGGCATGGGGGTATGTCGGAGTTCTttctatgggttttgtattatttttgcatctgtcctgtatgtttgaaattatttttttttaaaaaggaaaagattagGTGGAAAAGGGTAGAACTCTGTAAAAGatgaaaatggaaacttaaaaaatcaggtgtgcaaaacaaaataaattgcttagtaaaacaagaacaaaaaagggaaaataacaaaactaaaaaatcaagtgaaCAAATGAAGTGACCaaaggatagaagaaaaaataaaatgtttcaaatacttttcctgtgaaaaaaaggaaaagaaaattgagagAAGACAGCAAATAATCAAACACAAGGAACACAGCTCTTGAATGTCCCAAACTTAgtactaaaataaacattttaaagcaaTTACTTCTACTTCCATGACTTTGCAGACTTTTTAATCGCCCCTTTTCTCTGGTAAGAGAAGGACATTTTAGGAAGAGAGCACTCAGGCAGGAAAATCTCTTCTGACTCTGAACACCATCATAAGTTTTACAGTAGGTATCTGTAATCAAAATACTTAAGACAGTACCAGGGGCTATATTATTTATGCATATATCTAATCATTCTTTCAATATATATTAATTGAAGACCTAATGTTCGCCAGGCATGAG
The Choloepus didactylus isolate mChoDid1 chromosome 4, mChoDid1.pri, whole genome shotgun sequence DNA segment above includes these coding regions:
- the LIN52 gene encoding protein lin-52 homolog codes for the protein MGWKMASPTDGTDLEASLLSFEKLDRASPDLWPEQLPGVAEFAASFKSPITSSPPKWMAEIERDDIDMLKELGSLTTANLMEKVRGLQNLAYQLGLDESREMTRGKFLNILEKPKK